Proteins encoded within one genomic window of Theobroma cacao cultivar B97-61/B2 chromosome 7, Criollo_cocoa_genome_V2, whole genome shotgun sequence:
- the LOC18594900 gene encoding tetratricopeptide repeat protein 27 homolog isoform X2 yields MAEYEIQILRGHELRLLRCALRPPPSSPSPSSQSLASDDSPSPLHAFISNILTSIESGDYLGALSSDAARLVLASPDSDIFSDTPDRVYSDLLDRVESLINEPSIEDAEKACRVVLVVCVAVAALFWFTQCNLTGPVERLPKRPLPMKAWLEESEIVEWENWARNQLMAAGSDLLGKFSYLQYIIFAKMLLLKTRDLLFEASVVSTFGIKSISWWLFRILLIHQRILDERSSSLFDLLQVFMGETSSHFGSSEKVTSYWGSQLQDGEASTIASMVHLEAGVLEYIYARLDPCRLHLESAEVAAGLQLSVTGVLGLRTVHQVELKAQMVLVANPRSESVNGDICTSIGPGIELSGPSIREASDIFMTPKLVEDGNDFGSNACGGACATLTAVQQAVVLAQCLLIEKSSPYDEMQGWDMAPYIEAIDSQQSSYFILQCFCDILRIRWESTRSRTKERALQMMDNLVESIHEPSVGVPLRLPFCYAVYIPTIPALRKQYGNILVSCGLIGEALKIFEDLELWDNLIYCYCQLEKKAAAVELIKVRLSKTPNDPRLWCSLGDITNSDACYEKALEISNNRSARAKRSLARNAYQRGDYETSKTLWESAMALNSLYPGGWFALGAAALKARDVEKALDGFTRAVQLDPENGEAWNNIACLHMFKNKSKESYIAFKEALKYKRDSWQMWENYSHVAFDVGNIGQIVRSESRAELWGLYARWHRIKGDLTMCCEALLKQVRSYQGSNLWKDRDSFKKFAQASLELCKVYIDISSSTGSRRELLTAEMHLKNILKQAGIFSDTEEFRNLEACLNGVKTKQQQQLESTPT; encoded by the exons ATGGCCGAATACGAAATACAAATCCTTCGCGGCCATGAGCTACGACTCCTGCGCTGCGCCCTACGTCCACCACCTTCCAGTCCTTCTCCTTCCTCCCAATCCTTAGCTTCCGACGACTCTCCTTCTCCTCTCCACGCCTTCATCTCCAACATCCTCACTTCCATCGAGTCCGGGGACTACCTCGGAGCCCTTTCCTCTGACGCGGCACGCCTCGTCCTTGCCTCGCCCGACTCCGACATCTTTTCTGACACGCCTGACCGAGTCTACTCCGATTTACTCGACCGAGTTGAATCCCTTATCAACGAACCTTCCATTGAGGATGCGGAAAAAGCTTGCAGGGTTGTTCTTGTTGTGTGCGTTGCTGTAGCCGCTTTGTTCTGGTTCACTCAGTGCAATTTGACTGG GCCGGTGGAGAGGTTACCGAAGCGTCCTTTGCCAATGAAAGCGTGGTTGGAAGAAAGTGAGATCGTGGAGTGGGAGAATTGGGCAAGGAATCAGCTCATGGCTGCTGGCTCTGACTTGCTTGGCAAGTTCTCTTATCTTCag TACATAATTTTTGCTAAAATGTTGCTCCTGAAGACGAGAGATCTATTATTTGAAGCAAGTGTTGTGTCCACATTTGGAATCAAAAGCATTTCATGGTGGCTATTTAGAATTTTGCTTATTCACCAACGAATTTTGGATGAGCggtcttcttctctttttgatTTATTGCAAGTATTTATGGGTGAAACTTCAAGTCATTTTGGAAGTTCGGAAAAAGTGACAAGTTATTGGGGTTCTCAATTGCAAGATGGGGAGGCATCTACTATTGCTTCAATGGTTCATTTAGAAGCAGGGGTGCTAGAATACATTTATGCCCGACTTGATCCATGTAG GCTACATTTGGAGTCAGCTGAAGTGGCAGCTGGGCTTCAGCTCTCAGTTACTGGTGTTCTTGGCTTACGTACCGTACATCAG GTAGAACTGAAGGCGCAAATGGTATTGGTTGCAAACCCAAGATCAGAATCTGTAAATGGTGATATCTGCACCTCGATAGGTCCTGGCATAGAGTTGTCTGGTCCAAGCATCCGTGAAGCCTCTGATATATTTATGACCCCAAAGCTGGTTGAGGATGGTAATGATTTTGGAAGCAATGCATGTGGTGGTGCTTGTGCCACATTAACAGCAGTCCAGCAGGCAGTGGTTTTAGCACAATGCCTCCTAATTGAAAAGAGTAGTCCATATGATGAAATGCAAG GTTGGGATATGGCTCCGTATATAGAGGCAATTGATTCTCAGCAATCATCGTACTTCATT TTACAGTGTTTCTGTGACATATTACGGATTCGTTGGGAGTCAACTCGCAGTCGCACAAAGGAGCGTGCTCTACAGATGATGGATAACTTG GTTGAAAGTATTCATGAACCTTCTGTTGGGGTTCCGCTGAGGCTTCCTTTTTGTTATGCTGTTTATATCCCAACGATTCCTGCTCTTCGGAA GCAATATGGTAACATATTAGTTAGCTGTGGCTTGATCGGAGAGGCGCTTAAAATCTTTGAGGATTTAGAGTTGTGGGATAATCTAATATACTGCTACTG CCAATTAGAGAAGAAAGCAGCTGCTGTTGAACTTATCAAGGTCCGACTGTCTAAAACGCCAAATGACCCAAGATTATG gTGTTCATTGGGTGATATTACAAACAGTGATGCCTGTTATGAAAAAGCATTGGAAATTTCAAATAATAGGTCAGCACGGGCTAAG CGTTCTCTTGCTCGTAATGCGTATCAAAGAGGAGACTATGAGACATCTAAGACACTATG GGAGTCTGCCATGGCCTTGAATTCATTGTATCCAGGTGGATGGTTTGCACTTGGTGCTGCTGCATTGAAG GCTAGGGATGTTGAAAAGGCGCTTGATGGTTTTACTCGAGCAGTGCAACTTGATCCTGAAAATGGGGAGGCTTGGAACAATATTGCTTGTTT ACATATGTTTAAGAACAAGAGCAAAGAGTCCTATATTGCATTCAAGGAGGCCTTGAAATATAA GCGAGACAGCTGGCAGATGTGGGAGAACTACAGCCATGTTGCTTTTGATGTTGGCAATATTGGTCAG ATAGTTCGAAGTGAAAGTAGGGCAGAATTATGGGGCTTATATGCGAGGTGGCATAGAATTAAAGGTGACCTTACTATGTGCTGTGAAGCTCTCTTAAAGCAAGTTAGATCATATCAG GGATCTAATTTGTGGAAAGATAGAGACAGCTTTAAAAAGTTTGCACAGGCCTCATTGGAACTTTGTAAGGTCTACATAGATATTTCTTCCTCTACTGGTAGTCGTCGAGAACTACTTACAGCTGAGATGCACTTGAAGAACATTCTAAAACAG GCTGGGATCTTTTCAGACACGGAAGAATTCAGGAATCTTGAAGCTTGCCTTAATGGAGTAAAGACgaaacaacaacaacaattaGAGTCAACACCTActtaa
- the LOC18594900 gene encoding tetratricopeptide repeat protein 27 homolog isoform X1, whose translation MAEYEIQILRGHELRLLRCALRPPPSSPSPSSQSLASDDSPSPLHAFISNILTSIESGDYLGALSSDAARLVLASPDSDIFSDTPDRVYSDLLDRVESLINEPSIEDAEKACRVVLVVCVAVAALFWFTQCNLTGPVERLPKRPLPMKAWLEESEIVEWENWARNQLMAAGSDLLGKFSYLQYIIFAKMLLLKTRDLLFEASVVSTFGIKSISWWLFRILLIHQRILDERSSSLFDLLQVFMGETSSHFGSSEKVTSYWGSQLQDGEASTIASMVHLEAGVLEYIYARLDPCRLHLESAEVAAGLQLSVTGVLGLRTVHQVELKAQMVLVANPRSESVNGDICTSIGPGIELSGPSIREASDIFMTPKLVEDGNDFGSNACGGACATLTAVQQAVVLAQCLLIEKSSPYDEMQGWDMAPYIEAIDSQQSSYFILQCFCDILRIRWESTRSRTKERALQMMDNLVESIHEPSVGVPLRLPFCYAVYIPTIPALRKQYGNILVSCGLIGEALKIFEDLELWDNLIYCYCQLEKKAAAVELIKVRLSKTPNDPRLWCSLGDITNSDACYEKALEISNNRSARAKRSLARNAYQRGDYETSKTLWESAMALNSLYPGGWFALGAAALKARDVEKALDGFTRAVQLDPENGEAWNNIACLHMFKNKSKESYIAFKEALKYKRDSWQMWENYSHVAFDVGNIGQALEAIKMVLSMTNNKRIDVELLEGIMQYLEERASVRQSAVTSDDDFSNQTSPDSLVYSVNKSANTEQTAGKLGENEHLVEFLGKILQQIVRSESRAELWGLYARWHRIKGDLTMCCEALLKQVRSYQGSNLWKDRDSFKKFAQASLELCKVYIDISSSTGSRRELLTAEMHLKNILKQAGIFSDTEEFRNLEACLNGVKTKQQQQLESTPT comes from the exons ATGGCCGAATACGAAATACAAATCCTTCGCGGCCATGAGCTACGACTCCTGCGCTGCGCCCTACGTCCACCACCTTCCAGTCCTTCTCCTTCCTCCCAATCCTTAGCTTCCGACGACTCTCCTTCTCCTCTCCACGCCTTCATCTCCAACATCCTCACTTCCATCGAGTCCGGGGACTACCTCGGAGCCCTTTCCTCTGACGCGGCACGCCTCGTCCTTGCCTCGCCCGACTCCGACATCTTTTCTGACACGCCTGACCGAGTCTACTCCGATTTACTCGACCGAGTTGAATCCCTTATCAACGAACCTTCCATTGAGGATGCGGAAAAAGCTTGCAGGGTTGTTCTTGTTGTGTGCGTTGCTGTAGCCGCTTTGTTCTGGTTCACTCAGTGCAATTTGACTGG GCCGGTGGAGAGGTTACCGAAGCGTCCTTTGCCAATGAAAGCGTGGTTGGAAGAAAGTGAGATCGTGGAGTGGGAGAATTGGGCAAGGAATCAGCTCATGGCTGCTGGCTCTGACTTGCTTGGCAAGTTCTCTTATCTTCag TACATAATTTTTGCTAAAATGTTGCTCCTGAAGACGAGAGATCTATTATTTGAAGCAAGTGTTGTGTCCACATTTGGAATCAAAAGCATTTCATGGTGGCTATTTAGAATTTTGCTTATTCACCAACGAATTTTGGATGAGCggtcttcttctctttttgatTTATTGCAAGTATTTATGGGTGAAACTTCAAGTCATTTTGGAAGTTCGGAAAAAGTGACAAGTTATTGGGGTTCTCAATTGCAAGATGGGGAGGCATCTACTATTGCTTCAATGGTTCATTTAGAAGCAGGGGTGCTAGAATACATTTATGCCCGACTTGATCCATGTAG GCTACATTTGGAGTCAGCTGAAGTGGCAGCTGGGCTTCAGCTCTCAGTTACTGGTGTTCTTGGCTTACGTACCGTACATCAG GTAGAACTGAAGGCGCAAATGGTATTGGTTGCAAACCCAAGATCAGAATCTGTAAATGGTGATATCTGCACCTCGATAGGTCCTGGCATAGAGTTGTCTGGTCCAAGCATCCGTGAAGCCTCTGATATATTTATGACCCCAAAGCTGGTTGAGGATGGTAATGATTTTGGAAGCAATGCATGTGGTGGTGCTTGTGCCACATTAACAGCAGTCCAGCAGGCAGTGGTTTTAGCACAATGCCTCCTAATTGAAAAGAGTAGTCCATATGATGAAATGCAAG GTTGGGATATGGCTCCGTATATAGAGGCAATTGATTCTCAGCAATCATCGTACTTCATT TTACAGTGTTTCTGTGACATATTACGGATTCGTTGGGAGTCAACTCGCAGTCGCACAAAGGAGCGTGCTCTACAGATGATGGATAACTTG GTTGAAAGTATTCATGAACCTTCTGTTGGGGTTCCGCTGAGGCTTCCTTTTTGTTATGCTGTTTATATCCCAACGATTCCTGCTCTTCGGAA GCAATATGGTAACATATTAGTTAGCTGTGGCTTGATCGGAGAGGCGCTTAAAATCTTTGAGGATTTAGAGTTGTGGGATAATCTAATATACTGCTACTG CCAATTAGAGAAGAAAGCAGCTGCTGTTGAACTTATCAAGGTCCGACTGTCTAAAACGCCAAATGACCCAAGATTATG gTGTTCATTGGGTGATATTACAAACAGTGATGCCTGTTATGAAAAAGCATTGGAAATTTCAAATAATAGGTCAGCACGGGCTAAG CGTTCTCTTGCTCGTAATGCGTATCAAAGAGGAGACTATGAGACATCTAAGACACTATG GGAGTCTGCCATGGCCTTGAATTCATTGTATCCAGGTGGATGGTTTGCACTTGGTGCTGCTGCATTGAAG GCTAGGGATGTTGAAAAGGCGCTTGATGGTTTTACTCGAGCAGTGCAACTTGATCCTGAAAATGGGGAGGCTTGGAACAATATTGCTTGTTT ACATATGTTTAAGAACAAGAGCAAAGAGTCCTATATTGCATTCAAGGAGGCCTTGAAATATAA GCGAGACAGCTGGCAGATGTGGGAGAACTACAGCCATGTTGCTTTTGATGTTGGCAATATTGGTCAG GCTCTGGAAGCTATTAAGATGGTGCTAAGTATGACCAATAATAAGAGAATTGATGTTGAATTACTTGAGGGAATCATGCAATATTTGGAGGAAAGGGCTTCAGTTAGACAGTCTGCTGTAACCAGTGATGATGATTTTTCCAATCAGACCAGTCCTGATTCACTTGTATATTCTGTTAATAAATCTGCAAATACTGAGCAGACTGCGGGAAAATTGGGAGAAAATGAGCATTTGGTGGAGTTTCTTGGAAAAATTCTACAACAG ATAGTTCGAAGTGAAAGTAGGGCAGAATTATGGGGCTTATATGCGAGGTGGCATAGAATTAAAGGTGACCTTACTATGTGCTGTGAAGCTCTCTTAAAGCAAGTTAGATCATATCAG GGATCTAATTTGTGGAAAGATAGAGACAGCTTTAAAAAGTTTGCACAGGCCTCATTGGAACTTTGTAAGGTCTACATAGATATTTCTTCCTCTACTGGTAGTCGTCGAGAACTACTTACAGCTGAGATGCACTTGAAGAACATTCTAAAACAG GCTGGGATCTTTTCAGACACGGAAGAATTCAGGAATCTTGAAGCTTGCCTTAATGGAGTAAAGACgaaacaacaacaacaattaGAGTCAACACCTActtaa
- the LOC18594899 gene encoding ataxin-10 isoform X1, producing MMSWNKLIFPKEMVGESLPEFNGLEGVLQPLLSASNSSSLKEALEILIKVSRTAAARAELALRNILPTVLKLVESFHQTSSREYLVNSLKLLRNLCAGEVANQNAFFEQNGVEVVLSVLRSAALLSNPDSGVIRVSLQVLANVSLAGEDHQQAIWLKFFPNEFSVLARVRSQETNDPLCMILYTCCDRRPGLVAELCRDMGLPIVVGIIRTVASVGFGEDWFKLLLSRLCLEDIHFPLVFSKSCEGSSSENSGNTDSGDDLFLSEQAFLLRIISEILNERIEEIQVSSEFALCVLGIFKRSVRVVDFASRGMSSLPTGCTSIDVMGYSLIILRDICAREGVGDLKNDSLDVVDMLLSHELIDILLSLLRDLDPPAIIRKVLKEGDNQGLNLSASKLCPYKGFRRDMIAVIGNCAYRRKHVQDEIRQKNGILLLLQQCVTDDDNPYLREWGIWSLRNLLEGHAENQQAVADLELQGSVDMPELSRLGLRVEVDQKTRRAKLISIPGSHPKLDETRYTTGKLLLASTK from the exons ATGATGAGTTGGAATAAATTAATCTTTCCAAAag AAATGGTTGGAGAATCTTTGCCAGAGTTCAATGGGCTAGAAGGTGTTCTGCAGCCATTACTTAGTGCATCAAATTCATCTTCACTAAAAGAAGCCCTTGAGATTCTTATAAAAGTATCTAGGACTGCCGCTGCCCGTGCAGAACTTGCTTTAAGGAATATCCTTCCTACAGTCCTTAAGCTTGTTGAATCTTTCCACCAAACATCAAGTCGTGAATATCTCGTGAATTCTCTGAAGCTTCTTAGGAACCTATGTGCAGGAGAAGTTGCCAATCAGAATGCattttttgaacaaaatggagttgaaGTTGTTTTGAGTGTTTTGAGGTCTGCAGCACTTCTTTCTAATCCAGATTCTGGGGTTATTCGTGTCAGCCTGCAAGTTCTGGCAAATGTTTCATTAGCTGGAGAAGACCATCAGCAGGCTATTTGGCTTAAGTTCTTCCCGAATGAGTTTTCTGTACTAGCGAGAGTTCGAAGTCAAGAGACTAATGATCCTCTGTGTATGATTTTATATACCTGTTGTGATAGAAGGCCTGGACTGGTTGCTGAGCTATGTAGAGATATGGGGTTGCCTATTGTAGTGGGTATAATAAGGACAGTTGCTTCAG TTGGTTTTGGAGAAGATTGGTTTAAGTTGCTTCTCTCAAGATTATGTTTGGAAGATATTCACTTTCCTCTGGTGTTCTCTAAATCATGTGAAGGCAGTTCCTCTGAGAATAGTGGAAATACTGATTCAGGGGATGATCTTTTTTTGTCAGAGCAGGCTTTTCTTTTGAGAATCATTTCGGAGATCCTAAATGAACGAATTGAGGAGATACAAGTTTCCAGTGAGTTTGCATTGTGTGTTCTTGGAATATTTAAGAGATCAGTGAGGGTTGTTGATTTTGCCTCCCGAGGCATGTCTAGTCTTCCTACAGGATGTACATCCATTGATGTTATGGGATATTCACTCATCATTTTGAGAGATATCTGTGCTCGAGAAGGTGTAGGAGACTTGAAGAACGATTCCTTAGATGTTGTTGATATGCTACTCTCCCATGAACTTATAGACATTCTTTTGTCTTTACTTCGTGATCTTGACCCTCCAGCAATCATAAGAAAAGTCCTGAAGGAGGGTGACAACCAAGGACTGAATTTGTCTGCATCTAAGCTTTGCCCTTATAAAGGATTCCGGAGAGATATGATAGCAGTAATTGGGAATTGTGCCTATCGAAGGAAGCATGTACAGGATGAAATAAGGCAGAAAAATGGGATTCTACTGCTGTTACAGCAGTGTGTTACTGATGATGACAACCCATATCTGAGGGAATGGGGCATTTGGTCTTTGAGAAATTTATTAGAAGGGCATGCAGAAAACCAACAAGCAGTGGCTGATTTAGAGCTACAAGGGTCTGTTGACATGCCTGAACTTTCAAGACTTGGTCTTAGAGTAGAGGTTGATCAAAAGACTCGACGTGCAAAGCTAATAAGTATCCCAGGAAGCCATCCAAAGCTCGATGA GACAAGATACACTACTGGTAAACTGCTACTAGCAAGTACCAAATAG
- the LOC18594899 gene encoding ataxin-10 isoform X2 has product MVGESLPEFNGLEGVLQPLLSASNSSSLKEALEILIKVSRTAAARAELALRNILPTVLKLVESFHQTSSREYLVNSLKLLRNLCAGEVANQNAFFEQNGVEVVLSVLRSAALLSNPDSGVIRVSLQVLANVSLAGEDHQQAIWLKFFPNEFSVLARVRSQETNDPLCMILYTCCDRRPGLVAELCRDMGLPIVVGIIRTVASVGFGEDWFKLLLSRLCLEDIHFPLVFSKSCEGSSSENSGNTDSGDDLFLSEQAFLLRIISEILNERIEEIQVSSEFALCVLGIFKRSVRVVDFASRGMSSLPTGCTSIDVMGYSLIILRDICAREGVGDLKNDSLDVVDMLLSHELIDILLSLLRDLDPPAIIRKVLKEGDNQGLNLSASKLCPYKGFRRDMIAVIGNCAYRRKHVQDEIRQKNGILLLLQQCVTDDDNPYLREWGIWSLRNLLEGHAENQQAVADLELQGSVDMPELSRLGLRVEVDQKTRRAKLISIPGSHPKLDETRYTTGKLLLASTK; this is encoded by the exons ATGGTTGGAGAATCTTTGCCAGAGTTCAATGGGCTAGAAGGTGTTCTGCAGCCATTACTTAGTGCATCAAATTCATCTTCACTAAAAGAAGCCCTTGAGATTCTTATAAAAGTATCTAGGACTGCCGCTGCCCGTGCAGAACTTGCTTTAAGGAATATCCTTCCTACAGTCCTTAAGCTTGTTGAATCTTTCCACCAAACATCAAGTCGTGAATATCTCGTGAATTCTCTGAAGCTTCTTAGGAACCTATGTGCAGGAGAAGTTGCCAATCAGAATGCattttttgaacaaaatggagttgaaGTTGTTTTGAGTGTTTTGAGGTCTGCAGCACTTCTTTCTAATCCAGATTCTGGGGTTATTCGTGTCAGCCTGCAAGTTCTGGCAAATGTTTCATTAGCTGGAGAAGACCATCAGCAGGCTATTTGGCTTAAGTTCTTCCCGAATGAGTTTTCTGTACTAGCGAGAGTTCGAAGTCAAGAGACTAATGATCCTCTGTGTATGATTTTATATACCTGTTGTGATAGAAGGCCTGGACTGGTTGCTGAGCTATGTAGAGATATGGGGTTGCCTATTGTAGTGGGTATAATAAGGACAGTTGCTTCAG TTGGTTTTGGAGAAGATTGGTTTAAGTTGCTTCTCTCAAGATTATGTTTGGAAGATATTCACTTTCCTCTGGTGTTCTCTAAATCATGTGAAGGCAGTTCCTCTGAGAATAGTGGAAATACTGATTCAGGGGATGATCTTTTTTTGTCAGAGCAGGCTTTTCTTTTGAGAATCATTTCGGAGATCCTAAATGAACGAATTGAGGAGATACAAGTTTCCAGTGAGTTTGCATTGTGTGTTCTTGGAATATTTAAGAGATCAGTGAGGGTTGTTGATTTTGCCTCCCGAGGCATGTCTAGTCTTCCTACAGGATGTACATCCATTGATGTTATGGGATATTCACTCATCATTTTGAGAGATATCTGTGCTCGAGAAGGTGTAGGAGACTTGAAGAACGATTCCTTAGATGTTGTTGATATGCTACTCTCCCATGAACTTATAGACATTCTTTTGTCTTTACTTCGTGATCTTGACCCTCCAGCAATCATAAGAAAAGTCCTGAAGGAGGGTGACAACCAAGGACTGAATTTGTCTGCATCTAAGCTTTGCCCTTATAAAGGATTCCGGAGAGATATGATAGCAGTAATTGGGAATTGTGCCTATCGAAGGAAGCATGTACAGGATGAAATAAGGCAGAAAAATGGGATTCTACTGCTGTTACAGCAGTGTGTTACTGATGATGACAACCCATATCTGAGGGAATGGGGCATTTGGTCTTTGAGAAATTTATTAGAAGGGCATGCAGAAAACCAACAAGCAGTGGCTGATTTAGAGCTACAAGGGTCTGTTGACATGCCTGAACTTTCAAGACTTGGTCTTAGAGTAGAGGTTGATCAAAAGACTCGACGTGCAAAGCTAATAAGTATCCCAGGAAGCCATCCAAAGCTCGATGA GACAAGATACACTACTGGTAAACTGCTACTAGCAAGTACCAAATAG